Sequence from the Ailuropoda melanoleuca isolate Jingjing chromosome 10, ASM200744v2, whole genome shotgun sequence genome:
TCTCCGAAGGAGGGGAATATCTCATCTTTCAACCAAAGGTTTGTTTTTCTATCTGGTTATAGGCCCTTTCATCGGAATACAGAAGTTACATTTCTCCTATGTGGCACTCAGAAGTCATAGCCATATATATCCACGACAGGCAAAAACCCCAGTGAGTACATGTTCTTTCAAACTATCTGAAACTACTTCTGACATAGGAACTAACCCTCAGGAAAGGAGAGTCTGCCCCACAACATTCCCATTTAGTAAACAATGTTAAGCCCAGccatttattaatcattttataaCACTGTTCTCATCTGATTAAGAAACAGAATGCAAAGATCTTAAAGATACTATGTCTACATTGTCATAAGCCCAGAAAGAATGTTGAGGGGTCACTGTACATTCTCATCCCTTTGTTCAGACCCCAACCTTTATTCCCCCTAATGGCTATCACGTtttcaaaacaacaataaagtCCTCCCATGTAAAACTTCCAAGGCCTCGAGATGTGCTGTCATCTCTGATGATATCTACTCCCCCACACACCCCTCGCCTGCCCCTGTTCATATCCATATTATAATTCTCAAAGTGCTACTATCATCGATCCTTCCTTATTCTAGGCATTGCTCAAGCTAGAGAGCAGCTGCAATTCTACCCTGGAAAACAGTTCTATTTATCCTAGTTTCTATAACCTGTCCTCATATATTCTCAATTTCTAAACTTCTTAGATGAACCTGTAGGGTTCATCACTGGTGGTGGATACCTGTACTCTCAGGTAGCACATGCATCCATCCTGTTGTTTCACAGAGCAAGAAATGATctaggaaggggcgcctgggtagcacagtcgttaagcgtctgctttcggctcagggcgtgatccctgcgttctgggatggagccccacatcaggctcctccgctaagagcctgcttcttcctctcccactccccctgcttgtgttccgtctctcgctggctgtctctctctgtcaagtaaataaataaaatctttaaaaaaaaaaaaaaagaaatgatctaggAAAAGTAATGACCCACTGGGAAGGCATAAGTAAACTTACATAATGAGGAATCTGATACTCTACATATAGAATAAGGTATTTTAAGGAGTTAAGTGGGTTTGAATATGTAAACTCTGAACAGCCCTTACAAATTGTTCTCTGAATTTAAAGCAATATTCCATATGCAAGTCAAAATCTTAGAGGCTTGTTTTCAATGGCAGCTTCCTGCCTGTGGAGTATAAAAAGTGTTCTAACCAATCACTTCTAAAAGCATACATAGATAGAAAAGCTTTAATGTAGGTATcagaagaaacataaaagagATATATGAAAGGATGACACTGTGATGATAAGAAATAGCTGGTTGCAAGACTTGTCGAGTAGATTATGCAGAAACTGACAGAGCTTCTGTTTATATTCCAAAAATGATCCACTAAGCAGATTTCTATCTTCATGGTAAGAAAAAGTGTTGAAAATGAGGTCAGTAGGTCTGAGAACAGGGAAATTATAGCATTCTCTGCCATTTTAAAGTGATTTCAGAGAAAATATAGTTCTTTATCTACCACACTAGCATTAATGAAACTAATTATAAACAAAGAATTATAGACCCTTCTCAACCGACTGATAAACTTTCAACTGAGTGCAAGTGTCCTGATAACATCACTGACCTAGGGTTTCCCAGCTGCTGCTTTCGTCTTTTAGGGGACAAGAAATCTATTCCCACATATTACACCAAAATTGTCCTCCCTTTGACTCTCAGCCAATGTTGTAACAGACAGTAAGAATGCACTCTTagccatgctcagcacagaatctgcttgagattctatctccccctctgcccctcccacttgtgcgctctctagctctctttctctgaaatacataagtcttaaaaaaatgaaagaagaagaagtgACACTCAGAAATAGACTAAAGAATCCATGTGGGGTCTGACCAGTGAACAAGCAGTTAGGAATTATTAAGTTGATCTGGAATCCTACACATATGAATTTAGTCAAAGATTgcattagttttattttagtaACTGTAAGAtccaagaaaatatatatattggtctctaTCCTTCGTTCTTGACATAGagttcctaaatcccttggaatttcctgggtgatagcaatatttttttgttctaatgaggtgactctagTTGGGCTTCTGGATGGGAGCTGGTCATCAGAAAAACCACCCCATAATTTGAAGGTTGTAATTTTCAGCACCACCCCCCCGCACTGTCCACTCCAGAATTCTCgaaagaggggagagggactggAAATGAAGTTAATAATTGATCATCCCTAtgtgaggaagcctccataagAATCCCAAAAGTATGAgatttggagagcttccaggttagCAAACATATCCATATGGGTGGTGTATCCCAAATGTAcaggacagaagctcctgtaTTCAGGACCCTACCAGACCATGCCCTGCATATCTCTTCCTCGGACTATTCATCCTCTAATAAactatcatatcctttaataaactagTAAACCCAATCTCTGAGTTCTCTGAGCCATGCTAGGGAATTCACTGAACCTGAGGAGGGGCTTGTGGGAACCTCCAATTTGTAGCCTTCTCAGACAGAAGTTGTAGGTAACCTAAGGACCTACCACTTGCAATTAGCATCTGAAGTTGGCGGGGGGCAGTCTtgagggactgagcccttaacacGTGGAATCTGATGTTAACTCCAGGTaagtagtgtcagaattgagttaagtTGTAGGACACCCACTTGGTGTCAACAAACTGCTTGGTGTCAGAAACCTTACATACCTGGTATCAGAAGTATTGTGAGTGTGGCAGTTGTGTGAGTAAAGGAGAAACTCAAGAGGGGGTCTGGGAGTTTCTCCTAGTCAGTAACCTAGCGTAACTGGTTTTGTGAGTTTCTCTCCTAATAAAACACTTGGATCATTTTCATATGACATTCTatgaaatggcatttttaaaacttttaacctattttttcAATGCTTTCTTAGTAGTTTAGGATTTTCAAATCCTTCCTTTCTGATTGTAATGGACATCTCCAGATGTTCACACACTTCACACTTATCTCTACCATTTGAGACAACTCTTGAGACAATTCCCTTCCCCACCAATCTTGGCTATAGTTGGGAATGCCAATGAATTGATTGAACCAGGAAATGGGCATGTGCTCCAAAGTCCCCTTCtttttaaactgaaaacaaacaaagagatgATATTCTTATCAAGTGGTGAGACTAAATGATGCCGGAACCATCATCGTAGTGTTCCTTGTATGAATAAAACTAGTCTGTGAAAATAACTCTGTGATGAAAAGCAAGACCCACTTTGGCCACACTCAAAATCCTGCTTCCAACTGTCCCTGGAGTTTGGCTGTACCCTTAGATTCTCCATGGGTACATGAGctaataaattcattaaaaagaaaaagaaaaagaaagccacttTGCGAAAAAAACAAGTTCTAACTTAACTATAGATTTTTCTATGTAAAGTTTTTACTTATTCCTCCTGCTCAACTTCTGTCTTATATTAGCTTGCTACTGCTGCTCTAACATAAACATGGTgccttaaacaaaacaaatgtagtatcttacagttctgtaagTCAGAAATCCTACACAAGTCCCATTGGCTAAAATGAAGGTGCTGGCAgaactgtgttcctttctggaggctttaggggagaatgttttcttaacttttctaGCATCTAGAGACCATCTGCATCCCTTGACTCAAcctcccttccttcatcttcaaaggcAGCAACACTGTCTCTCTGTGACCATTCCATTGAGTCGCATCTCTCTCTGACCCTGACCTCAAAGAGGAAATGTTCTTTTAAGGATCTGTGATTAAGTGAAACCTATCTGgttaatccagaataatctcctcATCTCTAAATCCTTAATTTTAAGCACACGTACAGAGTCCCTTTTGCCACCtaatgtaacatattcacaggttctggaagTTTAGGCATGAACACCTTGAGATGGCATGAGGGGGGATTATTCCACTAAAAATGAGACCAGCATTCCATCTCTCCCATCATtccattcagcaataaaaatatattaaacaggAGAAACTAGGGACTTTCCATATTAATAGCAGCTTGTTAATCAACATTATTTGGGAActattgtttaatttaaaatgactCCTTCAAGATCATTTTTCTGGAAAGGAAATTTCtgctgcttttatcttttttctgaaGATGAGCTTGAAGTTTCTTACAGGATTTATCCAGCATACACTCAGAATGCAATCTTTGAAATGTagaattaaaagtattttcataCCCACATACTTGAAGCCGGAGGCTGCTATCATTCCTGAGTACAGAGAGTAAACACAGCATCTCTCTTTGTTTTACTAATTGCTTTGTTTCCCCAAGCTGCTAGCACAACATCTGCCAGGCCAGAATGCACTCCTTCCACACACCACAGAACCACTGACGGCCAGATAAACGACCTACACTCCATGGTGTAAGGGCAGGTGCTTTCCAGGCACTCAGCTGGCTGTTTTCACGAGGAAAAGACTTCAAGTAGAAATGAAGCtgaacccctcccctccccaaatctTTCCAATGGTTATGGAGTTGTTGATTCTGGTATGATCTCACACTGTCtgcaattttattgattttgtttttcaatagaACTGTTAAAGATTACAATCCTCAGATAGGCAGAATGTGGGCAGCTGCTCGTATGCTCACACACAGTTCTGCCAAGATATTTTTACATCCTTCTgcacataaaacaaaatgaagacgTGTTATAGATGCATGCTACTGGTAACCCCCCCCCCGAAGAAGGGAGTTTATTGTATGCTCATTTCCTGGATGAAGTATTAAAACAACTCTACCTAGAAAAAAGAACAgcactttcaaaataaaagagatttgCTTCTGAGGCACCTTATAAAACATTCCTAATTACCAAAACCCATCGAGACGGCAATTTAGGTCATCATATCCAAATGTCATCCCTGCTATCTCTAATTCAATACAAACTTCCTGTCACATCTACTGGTTAAGcatcaaaatacaaaatgctgCAACAGCTTATGCTCTGCTGATGTTCATTCATCTACTGTGCATCAGAAAGGCTCATTTCAAATAtggcatgaaagaaagaaaagtaagcaaaaaacaaactcagaggAGACTTGAAATAAATTGCCTcaagaaaaatcctaaaaaggaaaaactacaaaatcaTAGCCTTACCTTGGGAGACTTAGGCTGACCTACAGCCCTGTTTTCTGCTAAGGTGAGCGGGGTTAACTTTGTTTCCTCCACTGAGGGATGTTTGGGAGGgcgaggtggggggtgggagaaagagCCTTCGTATCTTCGCATCATGTAATATTGTTCTTCAGTGATCTCTTCAACCAGAGTCCTGACTAGAACTGATCCTGCGTCCCTAGAAAAACTATTAACTAACTGAACAGTCATATTTAAGCGGCTGACCGGAATTTCCCAGCACTCCCTGGGGTTGGCAAAGTCACTTATGAGTAGGTAAGAGTCTGTGATAGCTTCCTCCAACCGCAGTCCTGGTGTAGCAGCCAAAATGTCTTCTTCAATGGAAAGATCTCTCACAGATACCTTCACATTGAAGGGCAAGCGGAACTGCGCACAGAGCTCAGAAATCTGGTACTGTTTCTTATCATGAATCACCTCTACGAAACCTCCTTCCATGTACAAAGGGAGCAGTGTTGCCTCATAggattttttgaggattttttcacAGGCCAGAACATTCACCACTTTTTTGATTCCCTCACAAAGGACTTCAGTCGTCTGTGAGTGATGCACTAGAAACTGGTCCCCAACAGATACGGATGACAGCTCATCATGAGGGGGATGAAAGGCTTTGGTGGCCACCACGTGGAGAGGCTCCTTTTCACTCTTTGCTATCTCAAGGTCATAGGCAGTTGGGAACTCCCGAGGTCGCCGCTTGAATTTGCCTTTATAGCTAGTGGGGATCAAGAAGTGCCTCTTAGGAAAATTGCTCCGAATTTCTGAAGCTAAGATCCTTGATGCCTGGTACTTTTTGTGGATCACAATGGTTTTCCCAGGCTGTAAAATACTTCTGGGCAGCTCGTTTCCTTGAGGTGCCTCTATGACTTCAGCCACTATGGGGAACTCTTTACTGGTCATTTCAAAGAGATCTTGTGTAGATAATAGCTGAAGAAACCAGTTGGCATCATAACTGTCAGTAATGTCTTTGACTTCAACATCTAAACTGGGGAGGATGCGGACTATATCCTTTcggactgaaagaaaaaaaaaagactatgacaTTTTGTCCATCACAATGTTAAGTATTAGAATCTCTCCTGGCACCATAGAtaaattccacttaaaaaaatcagatgttcATGATATAACATTTCTTAtgtgtgactttctttttttcacattttaaaatgaaatagaccGTATGTAAAATCGACACCCATAAGCTCATTACTCAGCTTAAAAAAGAGATATTAACCTGTCCCTTGGAGCCCTATGAAGCTTATCAAAATTTCAACCTCCTCACTACAACCCAAGAATAACTGTTCTGATTCTAGACTTAATCATTctcctgttttttaaatagctttatcaCACATAACAAACATAATATGTGCATGTTTATAAatgtatatctgtgtgtatatatctttttcagAAGGTTTATAATATCATTTGAACTCATGCTCTTGAGGTCCAAACATAACACATGAAATTATCTTAGAAGAAAGTTTCAGTACTCCAAATAAGACCCTTCCCTGCATAAGACCCAAGACATATATTCTTTACACAAAATTCTATCCTCTTGCACAACAACACCGCAAGATCATGGGATATAAAGTACTTAAGATTAATATATGGAAGTGAACAAGATGCAATCCTTTTCCAATGTGAAAGTTATTCTTTCTCTGCTGAAGAAAAGGAGTGttattctttctctcctggaAAAGGAGTGTCACAGGATGGGTCACAGTCAGAGGAGCCATTCAGCAGCCTTAGTTATGCTGGTAGGGTGCTTACCAATGTATTATTTGCCTAATGTGGGGACTAATAAATCTCAAATTCTTTCTAAGCACCCACTATCCTAGACATCTTTGCTTGACATTACACAGACACTTAAAATAGTCCTAAAATTATTCATCTGCTGTCCATGCACTATTCCACATAGATTGTTATAATGGTCttgaattagaaataaagttaCTACTAACAGGGTTGTATAatggtttatattttcttgaCAATTTCCTACCATGTAATGTTTTATAGCATTTTCATGATCCACTGTTGTTTCCCAATATCTCCAGCCACCTTCTGTCAATACACTTTCTTCCTTGcgtgcttttaaaaacaaataatttggaagattttgaaaacagaatttcCTCTTAAGAAGCATTACCTATgttattactttttatattattaactTTATGCAGCATCTGAAAACTATAACTTTATAATTTGTGTCATATTACTTGAACATGCTGTGTAACAGAGTT
This genomic interval carries:
- the THEMIS gene encoding protein THEMIS — encoded protein: MALSLEEFVHSLDLRTLPRVLEVQSGIYFEGSIYEMFGNECCLSTGEVIKITGLKIKKIIAEICEHIEGCESLQPFELPMNFPGLFKIVADKMPYLTMEEITRTIHIGSSRLGHPCFYHQKDLKLENLTVKHGEQIMLNSVEEINGEVMVNCGVVRNHQNHSFTLPLSQEGEFYECEDEHIYTLKEIVEWKIPKNRTRTVKLTGFSNKWDLTNPFPKGFYGALVLKPVYEIQGVMKFRKDIVRILPSLDVEVKDITDSYDANWFLQLLSTQDLFEMTSKEFPIVAEVIEAPQGNELPRSILQPGKTIVIHKKYQASRILASEIRSNFPKRHFLIPTSYKGKFKRRPREFPTAYDLEIAKSEKEPLHVVATKAFHPPHDELSSVSVGDQFLVHHSQTTEVLCEGIKKVVNVLACEKILKKSYEATLLPLYMEGGFVEVIHDKKQYQISELCAQFRLPFNVKVSVRDLSIEEDILAATPGLRLEEAITDSYLLISDFANPRECWEIPVSRLNMTVQLVNSFSRDAGSVLVRTLVEEITEEQYYMMRRYEGSFSHPPPRPPKHPSVEETKLTPLTLAENRAVGQPKSPKSLHVDISKKLHSNQAGLDSEVPAGCQSDLADLEKERSKRGATQLAATSVTTEIFKSKKHQK